The sequence ACATCCCCATCGTTCAGGTCAACCGGACCGACGGCGAGCCCATCACGCCCGACCAGATCATGGCCGCGGTTTAAAGCGAGGAGCGCATCATGTCACCCAAAAGCGTCGATTACGCCAATCTTCTGCGCACCCAGTACATTCCCCATATCTGGTGCCCTGGCTGCGGCCACGGCATCATCCTCAAGGCGGTCCTCCGCGCCGTGGAGCGGCTGGGTCTGGACAAGAACAAGATCGCGTTCGTCTCCGGCATCGGCTGCTCCTCCCGCGCGGTGGGCTACGTGGATTTCAACACCCTGCACACCACCCACGGACGGGCGCTGGCCTTCGCCACAGGCGTCAAGATCGCCCGGCCGGACCTCCATGTGATCGTGGTCAGCGGCGACGGCGATGCCCTGGCGATCGGCGGCAACCACTTCATCCACGCCTGCCGCCGCAACATCGATATGACTCTGATCGTGTTCAACAACTACATCTACGGCATGACCGGCGGGCAGTATTCCCCCACGACGCCCGAAGGCTCGTTCGCCAGCACGGCGCCGTTCGGATCGGTGGAACCGCCCTTCGATGTCTGCAATCTGGCCATCGCCGCCGGCGCCACCTATGTCGCCCGCGGCACGGCCTACAGCACGGCCCAGTTGGACAAGTACGTCGAAAAAGGCATCCAGAATCCCGGGTTCTCGGTGATCGAGGCTCTGAGCCAGTGCCCCACCTATTACGGACGCAAGAACAAACTGCGCACTCCGGTGGACAATCTCAAGTGGCAGAAGGACGTGGTGGTCTCCGCCGCCAAGGCCAAGGACATGACCCCCGACCAGCTGGCGGGCAAGATCCAGGTCGGCGAACTGCATCACGGCACCCGGCCGGAGTTCACCCGGACCTATCAAACCATCATCCAACGCGCGAAGGACGCCGCTTTGGCGGAATAACGCAGGGGAGGCAATCGTGGTCGAACGTTTTGAAATCAGACTCTCCGGATCCGGCGGTCAAGGCCTGGTCCTGGCCGGCGTCATCCTGGCCGAAGCGGCCGCCATCCACGACAACATGTACGCGGTGCAGTCGCAATCCTACGGCCCGGAGGCCCGCGGCGGGGCCAGCAAGTCCGAGGTGATCATCGGCAGCGAGCCCATCAGCTATCCCAAGGCGACCAGCCCGGACCTGCTGGTGGCACTTAATCAGGAGTCGTTCAACAAGTACGCGCCCAGCGTCCAGGCCGGCGGCCTGGTCGTCGTCGACTCCGAGTATGTCGTCGATGAATTGAAAGGCAATTACCGGCTGATCGGCCTGCCCATGACCGAACTGGCCCGCACCCAGATCGGCCGGGAAATGGTGGTCAACATTCTCTGCCTGGGCGTGATCCAGGAGCTGACCGGCACCGTGTCCCGCGAGGCTCTGGAGCGGGCGGTGATGCACCGGGTGCCCCGCGGCACCGAGAACATCAACATGAAGGCGTTTGCCCTCGGCATCGAGACCGCCCGCAAGTACAAGCAGGAACATCCCAATGGTTGAGCGCACGCTCTGCATCGTCAAACCCGACGCCTTCAGGGCCCGCGCCGCCGGCGCCATCCTGTCGCGGATCCTGGCGGCCGGTCTGGATGTCGTGGCCGCACGCGTCATCCACCTGACGCGATCCCAGGCGGAGGGCTTCTATCATGTGCACCGGGAGCGGCCGTTCTTCCCTACGCTGGTCCAGTTCATGACCGAGGGGCCGGTGATGGTGCTGGTACTGCAGGGCGACAACGCCATCCAGCGCTGGCGCGAGCTGATGGGGCCCACCAACCCGGCCCAGGCCGCGCCGGGCACGATCCGCAAGGATCACGGCACCAACATCGAGCGGAACGCCGTGCACGGCTCGGACGCTCCCGCCACCGCGGCGTTTGAAACCCATTATTTTTTCAGCGACCTGGAGCAAATCCACTCGGACATCGGCTGACGGGGCTTCCCGTGGGAATCAAGGAACTCTGGCAGCGCTACCAGCAGGGCCAGGTTCAGCGCCGGCTGAACCGGCTATCCCGTCGCCTGCGGGAGAAGTACTCCCAGGGCTATGAACGCATCGCCGCCGCCGAGGAGCTTGACGCCATCCCGGGTGACGAGGCCATTTTCCTTCTACTGGGCCGGTTCGACGTGCTGGTGCCCAAGATCAGCGAGGACGAGGAAGAGCGTCGGTATGTCTGCGACCTGATCCGGGCAAAAGGCGCGACGGCCGTCCCGGCGATTCTCCGGTACATCCGGGAGAAGGAGAATCTGACCTACCCGTTGCGGCTGCTGGCTGAAATCGTCGGCCGGGACGAGGCGCGCCGGATGATC is a genomic window of Acidobacteriota bacterium containing:
- a CDS encoding 2-oxoacid:ferredoxin oxidoreductase subunit beta, which translates into the protein MSPKSVDYANLLRTQYIPHIWCPGCGHGIILKAVLRAVERLGLDKNKIAFVSGIGCSSRAVGYVDFNTLHTTHGRALAFATGVKIARPDLHVIVVSGDGDALAIGGNHFIHACRRNIDMTLIVFNNYIYGMTGGQYSPTTPEGSFASTAPFGSVEPPFDVCNLAIAAGATYVARGTAYSTAQLDKYVEKGIQNPGFSVIEALSQCPTYYGRKNKLRTPVDNLKWQKDVVVSAAKAKDMTPDQLAGKIQVGELHHGTRPEFTRTYQTIIQRAKDAALAE
- a CDS encoding 2-oxoacid:ferredoxin oxidoreductase subunit gamma, encoding MVERFEIRLSGSGGQGLVLAGVILAEAAAIHDNMYAVQSQSYGPEARGGASKSEVIIGSEPISYPKATSPDLLVALNQESFNKYAPSVQAGGLVVVDSEYVVDELKGNYRLIGLPMTELARTQIGREMVVNILCLGVIQELTGTVSREALERAVMHRVPRGTENINMKAFALGIETARKYKQEHPNG
- the ndk gene encoding nucleoside-diphosphate kinase; protein product: MVERTLCIVKPDAFRARAAGAILSRILAAGLDVVAARVIHLTRSQAEGFYHVHRERPFFPTLVQFMTEGPVMVLVLQGDNAIQRWRELMGPTNPAQAAPGTIRKDHGTNIERNAVHGSDAPATAAFETHYFFSDLEQIHSDIG